A window of the Verrucomicrobiota bacterium genome harbors these coding sequences:
- a CDS encoding PEP-CTERM sorting domain-containing protein — MKKTLMVKLALFAVAIMAQGVYGATIINFDEFEIPGTGTTGMQNYTKAGFTIQSGYTDNMAFQSPNQSHPKYYGSANLVNSRIDSMIYLTSASGAFTINSIDVHMLWPQAGTATIDFYINGIFGQPDSWGVSRLSFAVPDVTDWHTINFGSDFQNITSIAWCQAPALDPNAENLTFAPSHSFDNIVLNETAVPEPASLLLFGVAVGVFAFFKRRS, encoded by the coding sequence ATGAAAAAAACATTGATGGTAAAGCTGGCGTTATTTGCGGTTGCGATCATGGCTCAGGGCGTTTACGGTGCAACGATTATTAATTTTGATGAGTTTGAAATCCCGGGGACCGGCACCACCGGCATGCAAAATTACACCAAGGCCGGGTTTACCATCCAAAGTGGCTACACCGATAACATGGCTTTTCAGTCGCCCAACCAGAGCCATCCCAAGTATTACGGGTCGGCTAATTTAGTTAACAGCCGTATTGACAGCATGATTTACCTCACCTCTGCGAGCGGCGCGTTCACGATCAATTCGATTGATGTGCACATGCTCTGGCCGCAAGCAGGAACCGCCACCATTGATTTCTATATCAACGGCATTTTTGGCCAACCCGATTCCTGGGGGGTGAGCCGACTGTCCTTTGCCGTTCCTGACGTCACCGATTGGCACACCATCAATTTCGGCTCCGACTTTCAGAATATAACCTCCATTGCCTGGTGCCAGGCACCGGCACTCGATCCAAACGCGGAGAATCTTACCTTCGCGCCAAGTCATTCCTTTGACAACATCGTCTTGAATGAAACGGCGGTGCCAGAACCCGCTTCCTTGCTTTTATTTGGCGTGGCGGTCGGGGTATTCGCCTTCTTTAAAAGGAGAAGTTGA